In Scylla paramamosain isolate STU-SP2022 chromosome 1, ASM3559412v1, whole genome shotgun sequence, one DNA window encodes the following:
- the LOC135104026 gene encoding succinate-semialdehyde dehydrogenase, mitochondrial-like, with product MSDELITRALVGGQWINGRGGTFPVTDPATGDEIARVADCTAGEVTSAIEAAAAAFEGWRLRSTKERAAVLLKVRDCLLQEKDTIATVLSRENGKPLAEATGEVGFAASFFEWFAEEARRHYGETIPSPSPSKRLVTVRQPVGVAALITPWNFPIGMIGRKVAAALAAGCTCVVKPAEDTPLTALLFAKICERAGVPAGVVNVVPCSRERVEEVGAALCASPRVQVLSFTGSTAVGQWLYSRCGPTVKKLALELGGDAPFIVFPSADLTRAVEGAMASKFRNTGQTCVTANRIFVHESIHDEFVSRFASAMDAELKVGRGLEKGINQGPIINQRQFDRLVKIVKDSVSAGAKTVRGGLSLGGLFYAPTLLTGVKMDMPVATQEIFGPVAAIIPFQNEEEVIRLANTTDKGLAGYFYSNDVSQVWRVAEALDVGMVGVNEAMVSSCEAPFGGFKQSGLGKEGSRYGLDEFAHLKYICFGI from the exons ATGAGTGACGAGCTGATAACACGAGCGTTGGTGGGCGGTCAGTGGATCAACGGCAGAGGCGGCACCTTCCCCGTGACGGACCCTGCCACGGGCGACGAGATTGCCCGTGTAGCGGACTGCACTGCAGGGGAAGTGACGTCCGCAATCG aggcagcggcggcagctTTCGAAGGGTGGCGGCTGCGCAGCACCAAGGAGCGCGCCGCAGTTCTCTTGAAGGTGCGGGACTGTCTGCTTCAGGAGAAGGACACCATCGCCACTGTGCTTAGCAGGGAAAAT ggGAAACCGTTGGCCGAGGCTACAGGGGAGGTGGGATTCGCGGCATCCTTCTTTGAATGGTTTGCTGAGGAGGCTCGAAGGCATTACGGTGAAACCATTCCtagcccctccccctccaagcGGCTGGTCACCGTGAGGCAACCGGTCGGGGTGGCCGCCCTCATCACGCCA TGGAACTTTCCCATCGGCATGATTGGGCGCAAAGTGGCCGCCGCCCTGGCTGCTGGCTGCACTTGTGTCGTCAAGCCTGCTGAGGACACGCCACTCACTGCCCTCCTCTTCGCCAAG ATATGTGAACGTGCGGGGGTGCCTGCTGGGGTGGTGAACGTGGTACCATGCTccagagagagggtggaggaggtgggggcGGCTCTGTGTGCCTCTCCCCGCGTGCAGGTGCTCTCTTTCACTGGTTCCACAGCTGTTGGCCAG TGGCTATACTCCCGCTGCGGCCCGACAGTGAAGAAGCTTGCCCTGGAACTTGGAGGTGATGCCCCTTTCATTGTGTTCCCGTCTGCTGACCTTACTCGAGCCGTAGAGGGAGCGATGGCCTCCAAATTCCGCAACACTGgtcag ACCTGCGTCACGGCCAACCGCATCTTTGTGCACGAGTCCATTCATGATGAGTTTGTGTCTCGTTTCGCCTCCGCGATGGACGCCGAGCTGAAGGTGGGCCGTGGCCTGGAGAAAGGCATCAACCAGGGACCCATCATCAACCAGCGACAGTTCGACCGC CTCGTGAAGATTGTTAAAGACTCTGTGTCAGCCGGAGCCAAGACGGTGCGAGGAGGGCTTTCTCTAGGCGGCCTCTTCTACGCCCCAACACTCCTAACTGGGGTCAAGATGGACATGCCAGTAGCGACTCAGGAGATCTTCGGCCCCGTCGCTGCCATCATCCCGTTCcagaacgaggaggaggtgatCAGGCTTGCAAACACAACAGATAAGGGACTGGCAG gtTATTTCTATTCCAACGATGTGAGTCAAGTGTGGAGGGTGGCGGAGGCTCTGGATGTGGGCATGGTGGGCGTGAACGAGGCAATGGTGTCTTCGTGTGAGGCGCCCTTCGGGGGCTTCAAACAGTCGGGACTGGGCAAGGAGGGGTCGAGATACGGCCTGGACGAGTTCGCACATCTCAAATACATCTGTTTCGGTATATAG